GGCGGCACGCTATGTGCCATTCGGTTACCCAACATCACGCCGAGAACCGCCACACCAATCAAAGCCAGCCAACGCTGCCACAGATCAATATGGGACAGCCTACCTGACCACCCCATGGTCGCCAGCACCGCGCAGGCACTGGCAGCTATTGCCACGGGAGTGCTGGCGCGGACCACATTCACATCGGATAAGCGGCGACTGAACCCTGCAACTACCAGCGGACCTGCTGTCCCAAACAACATTTCAACTACCCCAATGGCTCCACCCATGGCATAGGCCCAAGGTGTGGCCAGTTGGGGGCGCTTAGCTGGTGCGACGCGCAGCGTTTGCGCCCCCACCATGACGACGTACAGACCCAGCACCAGCAAGGGCCAGGTCGCTGCCAGCACGCTGGATAGCCACAAGCCGGCCAAGGCGCCGACCGCAATGCCCGGAAGCAAGCGCCGTAACTCGGCAAAGCTCACCTGGCGCAGGTTCAGACCACCGTGCAGCAGGGAAGCCGGCACATCCATGAGCAAGGTCAAAGCCACCACTTCAGGCAGGGGCCAATGCCAGGCCAGCAAGGGCACGATGACCAGCGCTGAACCAAACCCCGTAATGCCCAGCACCACATAGCCGAGCAACACGACACAAACGGGATAAACCAGATCCAAAATCAGCCCCTCTGGATATCAACGTACGTCATACGTCCAGCTTTCGGCTTGGGCCAAGCTGGCGTCAGCATCGAGCGGATACATGGGACGGCGCAGATGCTTAAATGGGAAAAGTCCATAGTCGGAGCTGCACACACCTGGGCCGCTGATCAAGACAATATGCCGCGCAAAAGGCTCGAATCCCGCGCGGAAATGCTGGCGCGACTTGAGCAGCACATACTTGGATTGCGTTGGGTCCACGCCCGCATGGGTGAAAACACCGGTGTCGTTGGGCTCCTGCGGCCGCTCGGAGATGAAAATACGCACCGAGCCCACACGCAGCACAGCCGTGCGTCCCAGACTCAGCCGCATGCCTGTGAACATGGGGCCGGTGACCGTGTATTCGCCATCGGTCAGGCGCTCAACCACGCCGGTCAAGCGCAGTGGCTGGCCGGTCAAGCCCAGCGCCGGCATATCGATCTTGCCACCAAGATCCACGGTCACTTCGGCATTCACGCCCTGCTCGACCAAGATTGCCACGGTTGCAGGATCACAGAAGGGGCCGGCCACCACATCCTCGAGCCCCTGGCGCAGCACTTCCTCCAGCACCGCCATGATGTCTGTAGTGCCCCCGGCACCGCAGTTGTCGCCATGATCCACCAAAACCACCGGACCTTGCTCCAGCGTCTTGGCGTAGGCTACCGAAGCTGTCACCGACTCGGCCGGGAAGACAAAATCGGCACGCCGCGACCAGGCCAGCTCGCACAGCTCATCCAGGAGGCGATTGCCGGCGTCGATTTGAGCGCGTTCCGCCACGATGACCACCGAGAGGCCTGCGCAGTCGATATCGGATAGCGGAAAGCCGCCAAACACCGAGGCGTTGCACACCAGTCCATCTTTCTCGGCCTGCATGGCACGATCCATGATGTCCTTCATGGGCTGCATGGAAGGGGCCTGACGCAACATATGCGTGAGCATGGGCAAGCGCCGCCACAGCATCACCGGCTGGCTGCGCTTTTCCAGCAATGCGCGAATGCTGCGACCTACGCGTACGCCGGTTTCGTAGATATCGATGTGCGGATAGGTACAGTAGCCAGCAATCGCCGTGGCATGGCGGATCAGTTCGGAGCTGAAGTTGGCATGAAAATCCAGGGCCACGCCAATCGGCAGGCCGGCAGGCGCGGACTCGCGCAAACGACGCAGCAACTCGCCTTCTGCATCGGGGAAGCCATCGACCACCATGGCGCCGTGCAGATCCAACAGCACCGCATCACAGCCTTGGCTGACACTTTGCACCACCGTATCGCACAGGCTCTCAAACGCTTCACGCGTCACCAGCCCGCTAGGTACGGCATTAGCGCAGATCGCAAATTCCACCTCGGCCCCCATCTCACGGGCCAGGTCCAGATAGGCGGCGGCGGCGCTGTTCGTCCCTTCACAGGCCTTGCGGGCGGCTTCGCCATACGCTGGGCCGCTCTTGCCGGTGCCGCGCCTAAAGTCACTCAGCTGCGTGCTGACAGGCGAAAAAGTATTGGTTTCGTGGCGGATCAGCGCAACAACAAACTTCATGGCGTGCATTTCCTGCTTATTGCTTTTCCAGGCCAGATTTTTCAATCAGCACGCGATAGCGCTGGGTCTCCTGCTGTAGAAAGGATTTGGCTTTTTTGGGCTCATACATCACCGTGGCCAGGCCCATCATGTCCACAGTCTTGACGAAATCTTCCTCCTTGACGCCAGTTTTCAGCACGGAATACAGCTTGTCCACGATGGCGGCAGGCGTGCCGCTGCGCACGACCACAGACAGATTGACACGCGCATTCAATGACTTGGGGTTGCCTTCGTTTTGCGGAATCGCCTGGGGAAATTCCTTGAGCGGCGTGTTTTGCAACACGGTCACTGGCAGTACGCGTCCGCTGCGAGCATGGGCTATGGACGATCCCACGACGTCCAGGTGCGCATCGATGTGGCCGCCAATCAGATCGGCCACGGCCGGCGGCGATCCACGGTAAGGCACGATCTCGAAATTCAGACCGTTTTCGCGGCGCCAGTTGTCCAGAGCCAGATAAGCAGCTCCACCCACGGTATTGACGCTGATCGATACCTTACCTGGCTTGGCGCGTATGGCTTTGACCAGATCGTCGAAGCTCTTGTACGGGCCTTGCCCGTTGACGATCAGCCAGTGGGGATAGGTCACGAGAACGGTGACAGGGGAAAAATCACGGTCGCCATCGTAGCGCACGTCCTTGAGCAACCAACGGTTGATGTTGAGCGTGTTGTCGCTGGCCATGAGCAAAGTGTGGCCGTCGGCAGGATCGCGCAGGGCTGCCATCGTTCCGGACACGGTGGCGCCACCCGAGATGTTCTCCACTACCACGCTCACTTTGGGAAAAGCCTTGCCCAGTTTGTTGGCGACCAAGCGTCCCATGATGTCCGCCGTACCGCCGGCCGGATAGGGCACCACGATCCGTATCGGGCGATTTGGCCATTCCGCCTCGGCATGGGCGGCGTTCAGGCCCAACATGGGCGTCAGACATGTGGTGAGTGCCAGGCCTAAGACCTGTCGGCGGATGTGGTGCATGCGTGTCTCCTGTTTATGAGGTTCGGACTCCAGTGGAGTGCGAACGGGCGGAGTATAAAAACGCATCTCGATATCGTCTAATATATATTGAGTATTTTTTTATATAGTTAGTATATGGATGAGCACAGACTGAAATGCTTTATCGCGGTTTACGAGCAAGGCAGCGTTTCGGCTGCCGCCGTGCGCCTACACATGACGCAGCCCCCCTTGAGCATCCTGCTGCGCAAGCTGGAAGATGAATTGGGCGTGGGACTGTTCGATCGCAGCGGGCATCGCCTTGTACCAACTGCAACGGGGGAGCTGTTCTATCTGCGTGCCAAAGCTTTGCAGGCCAGCCTGCAAGCCATGCGACAGGAGCTACGGGAAGCGGAGCTGGGGTCGCGCGGCACAGTGCACATAGGCTGTGCCACAGCCGCCAGTCTTTTCATCATGCCCAGTGTCATGGAGCACATTACGGTCAGTGGGATGAAAATCACCGTGCATGTCCATGAAGGCGAGACTGGCTATATGCTACAACGCCTGCGCGAGCGCAGCCTAGATCTGATCATCTGCCGCAGCCAGTACACAGCGCCAGAACTGGAAAACCAGATACTCATGGATGAGCCCTTGCGGCTGGCTCTGCCGCCGGGCCACAGGCTGCATGACCGTGCCCAGGTCCATATCGGAGAGCTGCGTAATGAACGCTTTTTGCTTCACAGCTCGCTGCTGGGCTCCGGTATTTCCGACATGCTGATGCGCGCCTGCCAGGACGCAGGCTTCACGCCAGACGTGCTGTATTGGGGCGTGGAAACGCTGCCCATGCTATTGATGGTGCAAAAAGGCCTAGGGGTGGCCTTTGTTCCGGAAAGCTTTGCGCAGCTCGGCATGCAAGGGCTTCCGACCCTGGTACCACTCGATGACCCTGCCTTGCGCACGCATCTGAACATCATCTGGCCGCGCCACCATCCGCTACCGCCTGCGGCCGAACGTCTTAAAACAATCATATTGGAGCAATTTTCGCCAACAGCGCTTGAGGAATGAATCCACCAGATTTTCCTAAGTTGCTTGAAATCTCACGAACACTCATCTCTCCAACTCTGAGGGAGACAAACCATCTACAGGCGACTTATTGCCATCTGGAGTTACCCATCAAGCGAAGAAGCGACCTTTGCTTATTCGTGCATTCTTACAAGGAGGAACGTTGGATCGTGCCACTAGTCACTCTCAGAATTGATATCCATTGCGGCTGCATCAACGAAATTAGGCCATTGATTTCCCGTTGAAAATGAAATTCCGAAATGCCTTCGCCGCTGAACGGGAAACCAGAGCACCATTCCACACGGCAACGACCTGCTCAACCTTTCTGTCCAGTTTGAAGGGCAGAACTCGCACCAGCCCCTCCTGCTCCAGCTGGGTTGCGATGTGCTGCGGATAGACCGCCAGAAAATCAGCTGCCTGCATCAGCTTGGTCGTCATGGATACGTCGCTGACTCGCACTCCTTGGGTCGGAGGCGCCTCACCCAAGGCGCGAAACGCAGCTTGCAGGTGATATAGCATGCGCCCACCTTGAACTGGCAAGCACCATGGATGCTCGGCCAATTCCTTGGCCGTAAGCCGTTTGCGACCGAGCAACTGGTGATTCACGCTGGCCACAACGAGAAGCGCTTGCTCCGCAAGCATGGGTGTGCGGCGCAAGAATTCCTGTTCAAAGCGCGGATCGTCATATGCAAACACCAGATCAAGCACACCTTCGTCGAGTTGATCGATCAGCTCCAGGATTCCGCCTTCCACGATGGTGATGTCCACGTTCGGATGGCTCTCGCGGAATGTGCAAATTGCTTGAGCAATGTAAGCGTGCATCGAGGTAGTGCGAAAGGCTAGGCTGAGCTGGCCTTGCGTGCCCTCTTTCAGCGCATGTAGCGACTCTGCCATGCGGCCGAGTTGCCCGATGACGATGGCGGCTCCTTCCAACATTTCCTTGCCTATTTCGGTGGGGCGCATTCCTCGATGCTCACGTTCGAACAGGGGCATGCCGACTATCTCTTCCACTTCCGAAAGCGTCTTTGAAACAGCAGCCGGGCTGACATGGAAATGCTCTGCCACTCTGGCTGCGGTGCGCAGTTCTCCCAGCGCCTGGATCACGCGCAAATGACGAAGCTTGAGACGCGCCAGCAGCGATTGGACGGGATGGACGGCAGACAACATGCAATTCCCAGATGGTTAACTATTTGCTCAACATACATCAATATTAATTCGCTTTTAGCTAATGAGTGCCTGGACTATATTTTCCTGAACGCGAGCGAAATCATGCGAGCCAAGGAACGAAAAAATGCGCTTTGTCATTGCCCTGATGCGGCATGAAACCAATACCTTCTCCCCCATTGCCACGCCGCTCACGGCCTTTAATCGTGGCTCGGACACCAATGGACCGGCGGTTGGTGAAAATGCCATCCGCGCCTGTGAAGGCACCAACAACGCGGCTGCAGCCTTTATCGACATCGTGCGCAGCCAGGGCGATGAGTTCGTCATGCCGCTGTTGGGCAATGCCGTTCCCAGCGGGATCGTGACGGCCGAGGCCTTCGAATTCATGAGCGAGCGCATTGTGTCCGCGGTGCGTGAGGGATGCGATGCCGTGATGCTCGATCTACATGGCGCGATGGTGGCCGAAGGCTTTGCGGACGCAGAAGGCGAGTTACTCAGACGCATTCGGGCTGTGGCACCCGAGATACCGATTGCGGTCGCACTGGATTTTCATGCCAATTTCAGCGATGCGCTGGTGAGTAACGCAACGGTTATTGCCGGCTATTGCACCTACCCGCACGTGGATGTCTACGAAACCGGTGTGCGTGCCGCGCGCACGCTGATGGCCAAGCTGCGAGGCGAGGTGCAGCCTGTCATCCTCCGCCGCACGCTGCCCATGCTCACCCATATGCTGCGCCAATCCCCGCGGGAGCAGCCTATGAAGGACATCATGGACCGTGTCCTGGCCGCGGAGCTCGATGGCGAGGTGCTCAATGCTTCCTTATTCGGCGGCTTTCCGCTTTCGGACATTCCCCACGTTGGCCTGACCGTGCTGCTGGTGGCCGATGCCGGTCGGAAGCAGGCTGCCCAGCAGTTGCTAGATGAGCTGACGCAGATGGCTTGGGAGCGGCGTGCCGATTTTGTCTACCCCGTCGAGCCCATGGCTGAGTCGGTTGCACATGCCAAGACGCTCGAGGGTGGGCCGATTGTTCTGGTGGACCATGGCGACAACTGTGGTGCAGGCGGGCCTACGGACCAGATGGCCGTATTGGCGGAAGTGATGCGTCAGGGCCTTGATGATGTGGTGGCAGGTCCTTTCTGTGACCCCGGCGCCGTGGCACAAATGATAGCGGCAGGTGTTGGCCAGACCATCAGCTTGGAGGTGGGCGGTAAGACCGATATGCCGGCCATGAAGCTCAAGGGTCAGCCGCTGAAGTTGAGCGGGCGCATTAAGTGCATTACCGATGGCAACTATCAGGTCACCGGACCCATGTTCACCGGTGTTCATCTCAGTCTGGGACGGACTGCGGTACTGGACATGGGGGGCATTCTGGTCATGGTCTGCGAGAAACCGCAGGAACCGTTCGACACCGGGGTGTTCACCCATGCCGGGATTGATCCGGCGCGCAAGAAATACATTCTGATCAAGTCACGACAGCACTTTCGCGCCGGATTCGGTCCCATTGCCCAGCACATCGTGCTGGTGGCGGGCCCGGGCGTGTGCAGCTCTGACTACAAGTTGTTTCCTTTCGAGAATCTGCGCCGGCCCATCTATCCGCTGGAGCTGGATACCCCGCTGGAATTCTCGGTGTCCTGACATTCCCTTTATAAAAACCAATCGAGGCAAATCCATGGAACGTTTTTTCTCCTTGCGCAAAGTAAGTGCCGTGCTGGCTGTCGCTTTCGCGGCAATTGCACCCGGTGTCGCTGTGGCCGGCGAGGCCGATGCCACGCCCACACGCATCGTCATTGGCTTTGCGCCGGGCGGCGCCCTCGATGTGCTCGCGCGCTCGATTGCGGACAAGCTGCGGGTTTCGCTAGGTGGAACCGTCCTGGTGGAGAACAAAACGGGCGCGTCGACTCGTCTGGCGGTTGAAGCGGTCAAGCGGGCTGCGCCGGATGGAAAAACAATTTTGCTATCGCCAGCGCCGCCATTTGTTCTGTTTCCCATGACTTATGCGCGCCCTGGCTACGATCCCGACAAGGATTTCATTCCCGTGGCCCACCTTGCGGACGTACCGCTGGTCGCATCCACCAGCGTCAATCAGCCGTTCAAGACCATGCCCGAATATGTTAGCTGGGTGCGCAATCATCCCGAAACTGCCGGCGTTGGCATGGCGTCTATGGGTGGCACCATTCATTTCGGTACTTTAGTGATGAGCAAGTCCTTGAATCTACCTCTGACTCCCACCGCCTATCGCGGCGCGTCGATGATGGTCACCGATGTAATGGGTGGTTCGCTACCCATAGGCATTGACGCCATTGCCAGCCAGGTCGGGCTGCAAAAGTCCGGCAAGCTGCGTTTTCTGGGCGTGACCGGTACCAAGCGCTCCACTTTGCTCCCTGATGTTCCCACGCTTAAAGAAGTCGGAATTCCCGGATTCGACATGGCCTCAGGTTGGTATTCGGCCTTCGTACCGGCTGGCACACCTGCAGCAACCGTCAGCCGACTTGAGAAAGCCATCATCGAGGCAGTCAAGGATCCGGGCTTGCGCGCCAAGATGGCCGTGGCGGGCATGGAAATCACTGGCTTGCCTGGCTCCGAAGCGGGCAAGATCATCCAGACGCAGCGCGCGCAGTGGAAACCCATAGTTGAGTCCTCTGGCTTCATCGCGAATGATTGATCTTTTGACCGTATGAAGTAACAACCTCGCTCTGGAATAGTGGTTCTTTAATTGGGAGCAGGTTGTGATATTTAAACCTGCGCCTGAACATTGAGCCGAGGGGCGGTTCGCTTTGTAACTAAAAGCGCCCGCGGATTTCGACCACCGGGTGCTGAACCAGGCGTTTGCGCGGGCGCGAGTGCAGTGACTTTCAGTACATACAATTCTTGGGACTGCTGCTCGCTTCTGACTAAAGATACGGCTTTGCCCCATTTATGCAGGTAATGTGTAGACGCCCTTAAACGGACTGCGACCTCAGCCACCGAGGGTCCCTTCTTCGTGAATTGCTTGACCGCTTCTTCCTCGAATTCTGGCGTAAACCTCTGTGCGCTCATGGACTGCCTCCTATGCTCAAAAAGATAGATCGCGGTTGTCTACTTGCCTAGGGGCAGTCCAGTATGGAGCGCCATGGGGTGGCAAGTTCCGGTTTGAGGTACTCAGCGGACGCTTGGTCAGATATCGGGTCAACGTCTGGTATCGGCGGGAGCGGTCACAGACTTACCAAGGCGTAGCGACAGCAATCAGCCTAGACCTGCTGTTCGCGGCCACGCTCCGGACGACAGCTTCTGGCCGAACTCAGTCGGTCACGACCAGTACACCGGTCAGCCACAACCGCACAGGCGGTCAATTCAACCGGAATACACATGAGTCGACCACGGACTCCAGATTGAGTGTTCGAACGACTAATGCTAACGCTACCGCGATCCCTCCTTAGAGCTCACGAAATTCGATGTTCGTGCAACGACTTCTAACACTCACAACTACGAACTCAACAATGTGGACCTCTATGCCCACAGGCCGGTAAGATGGAAGAATCCTCCTCTTCATCTAGCTGGCTTCGCCCCAGGCGGCAAATCCGCCTAGGGAAAACTCAGTCCTAAATGAGTCCCGGTAGAGCACAAGTAAAGTCTCCTAGCCATACCAGAGCAACTACTATTATTTGGGAGTTGCAAGTTAAGCCTGCTTCCTAAAGCCTGTGTTCTATGCTCGCCTTGTCCTAATAACGCGCTTACCATCAGGTGGTACTCAATGAATGTGGACAAATTTTCGTGCAACCATGACAGTCGGGTTGCTGTTCAAAGGCTTGTCGAGTTCTACGAAGGGCTGACAGGAGAACATCTACAACGGCTTGACGCGTACTATGCGGCGGATGCCTTCTTCAAAGATCCCTTCAACGAAGTTCGTGGGGTGACAGCGATCGCCAGCATTTTTGAACACATGTTTGCCTCGTTGCAGGAGCCACGCTTTGTAGTTACCCAGACGCTGGTGCAAGGCGATCGAGCATTTCTGGAATGGGAGTTCCGTTTCCGGCTTGGTCTCTGGCGGTCCGAGGTTGAGCAGTGCATTCGCGGCGCTTCTTCTGTGTGCTTCGATTGCGAAGGCCGCGTAACTCACCACCGTGATTACTGGGACACCGCAGAAGAGTTGTACGAGAAATTGCCGTTGCTTGGGGTCTTGATGCGCTGGTTGCGCCGTAAAGTGTCGGCGCCTGCAAAGTCAGTACACACGAATGGCTCCGCATCCTAGCAATTGGCGTTAGAGGCGATTTTTGCCACGGTGGCAAGAG
This region of Comamonas thiooxydans genomic DNA includes:
- a CDS encoding sulfite exporter TauE/SafE family protein; its protein translation is MDLVYPVCVVLLGYVVLGITGFGSALVIVPLLAWHWPLPEVVALTLLMDVPASLLHGGLNLRQVSFAELRRLLPGIAVGALAGLWLSSVLAATWPLLVLGLYVVMVGAQTLRVAPAKRPQLATPWAYAMGGAIGVVEMLFGTAGPLVVAGFSRRLSDVNVVRASTPVAIAASACAVLATMGWSGRLSHIDLWQRWLALIGVAVLGVMLGNRMAHSVPPLALRKVICGLLIVSGLTLVAHALN
- a CDS encoding nuclear transport factor 2 family protein, with protein sequence MNVDKFSCNHDSRVAVQRLVEFYEGLTGEHLQRLDAYYAADAFFKDPFNEVRGVTAIASIFEHMFASLQEPRFVVTQTLVQGDRAFLEWEFRFRLGLWRSEVEQCIRGASSVCFDCEGRVTHHRDYWDTAEELYEKLPLLGVLMRWLRRKVSAPAKSVHTNGSAS
- a CDS encoding M81 family metallopeptidase, which gives rise to MRFVIALMRHETNTFSPIATPLTAFNRGSDTNGPAVGENAIRACEGTNNAAAAFIDIVRSQGDEFVMPLLGNAVPSGIVTAEAFEFMSERIVSAVREGCDAVMLDLHGAMVAEGFADAEGELLRRIRAVAPEIPIAVALDFHANFSDALVSNATVIAGYCTYPHVDVYETGVRAARTLMAKLRGEVQPVILRRTLPMLTHMLRQSPREQPMKDIMDRVLAAELDGEVLNASLFGGFPLSDIPHVGLTVLLVADAGRKQAAQQLLDELTQMAWERRADFVYPVEPMAESVAHAKTLEGGPIVLVDHGDNCGAGGPTDQMAVLAEVMRQGLDDVVAGPFCDPGAVAQMIAAGVGQTISLEVGGKTDMPAMKLKGQPLKLSGRIKCITDGNYQVTGPMFTGVHLSLGRTAVLDMGGILVMVCEKPQEPFDTGVFTHAGIDPARKKYILIKSRQHFRAGFGPIAQHIVLVAGPGVCSSDYKLFPFENLRRPIYPLELDTPLEFSVS
- a CDS encoding LysR family transcriptional regulator, giving the protein MLSAVHPVQSLLARLKLRHLRVIQALGELRTAARVAEHFHVSPAAVSKTLSEVEEIVGMPLFEREHRGMRPTEIGKEMLEGAAIVIGQLGRMAESLHALKEGTQGQLSLAFRTTSMHAYIAQAICTFRESHPNVDITIVEGGILELIDQLDEGVLDLVFAYDDPRFEQEFLRRTPMLAEQALLVVASVNHQLLGRKRLTAKELAEHPWCLPVQGGRMLYHLQAAFRALGEAPPTQGVRVSDVSMTTKLMQAADFLAVYPQHIATQLEQEGLVRVLPFKLDRKVEQVVAVWNGALVSRSAAKAFRNFIFNGKSMA
- a CDS encoding tripartite tricarboxylate transporter substrate binding protein encodes the protein MHHIRRQVLGLALTTCLTPMLGLNAAHAEAEWPNRPIRIVVPYPAGGTADIMGRLVANKLGKAFPKVSVVVENISGGATVSGTMAALRDPADGHTLLMASDNTLNINRWLLKDVRYDGDRDFSPVTVLVTYPHWLIVNGQGPYKSFDDLVKAIRAKPGKVSISVNTVGGAAYLALDNWRRENGLNFEIVPYRGSPPAVADLIGGHIDAHLDVVGSSIAHARSGRVLPVTVLQNTPLKEFPQAIPQNEGNPKSLNARVNLSVVVRSGTPAAIVDKLYSVLKTGVKEEDFVKTVDMMGLATVMYEPKKAKSFLQQETQRYRVLIEKSGLEKQ
- a CDS encoding tripartite tricarboxylate transporter substrate-binding protein; protein product: MERFFSLRKVSAVLAVAFAAIAPGVAVAGEADATPTRIVIGFAPGGALDVLARSIADKLRVSLGGTVLVENKTGASTRLAVEAVKRAAPDGKTILLSPAPPFVLFPMTYARPGYDPDKDFIPVAHLADVPLVASTSVNQPFKTMPEYVSWVRNHPETAGVGMASMGGTIHFGTLVMSKSLNLPLTPTAYRGASMMVTDVMGGSLPIGIDAIASQVGLQKSGKLRFLGVTGTKRSTLLPDVPTLKEVGIPGFDMASGWYSAFVPAGTPAATVSRLEKAIIEAVKDPGLRAKMAVAGMEITGLPGSEAGKIIQTQRAQWKPIVESSGFIAND
- a CDS encoding M81 family metallopeptidase; translated protein: MKFVVALIRHETNTFSPVSTQLSDFRRGTGKSGPAYGEAARKACEGTNSAAAAYLDLAREMGAEVEFAICANAVPSGLVTREAFESLCDTVVQSVSQGCDAVLLDLHGAMVVDGFPDAEGELLRRLRESAPAGLPIGVALDFHANFSSELIRHATAIAGYCTYPHIDIYETGVRVGRSIRALLEKRSQPVMLWRRLPMLTHMLRQAPSMQPMKDIMDRAMQAEKDGLVCNASVFGGFPLSDIDCAGLSVVIVAERAQIDAGNRLLDELCELAWSRRADFVFPAESVTASVAYAKTLEQGPVVLVDHGDNCGAGGTTDIMAVLEEVLRQGLEDVVAGPFCDPATVAILVEQGVNAEVTVDLGGKIDMPALGLTGQPLRLTGVVERLTDGEYTVTGPMFTGMRLSLGRTAVLRVGSVRIFISERPQEPNDTGVFTHAGVDPTQSKYVLLKSRQHFRAGFEPFARHIVLISGPGVCSSDYGLFPFKHLRRPMYPLDADASLAQAESWTYDVR
- a CDS encoding transposase, producing the protein MSAQRFTPEFEEEAVKQFTKKGPSVAEVAVRLRASTHYLHKWGKAVSLVRSEQQSQELYVLKVTALAPAQTPGSAPGGRNPRALLVTKRTAPRLNVQAQV
- a CDS encoding LysR family transcriptional regulator, whose amino-acid sequence is MDEHRLKCFIAVYEQGSVSAAAVRLHMTQPPLSILLRKLEDELGVGLFDRSGHRLVPTATGELFYLRAKALQASLQAMRQELREAELGSRGTVHIGCATAASLFIMPSVMEHITVSGMKITVHVHEGETGYMLQRLRERSLDLIICRSQYTAPELENQILMDEPLRLALPPGHRLHDRAQVHIGELRNERFLLHSSLLGSGISDMLMRACQDAGFTPDVLYWGVETLPMLLMVQKGLGVAFVPESFAQLGMQGLPTLVPLDDPALRTHLNIIWPRHHPLPPAAERLKTIILEQFSPTALEE